One region of Bubalus bubalis isolate 160015118507 breed Murrah chromosome 15, NDDB_SH_1, whole genome shotgun sequence genomic DNA includes:
- the LOC123329348 gene encoding cytochrome c oxidase subunit 6C has translation MSTALAKPQMRGLLAKRLRFHIVGAFMVSLGFATFYKFAVAEKRKKAYADFYRNYDSMKDFEEMRKAGIFQSAK, from the exons ATGTCCACTGCTTTGGCAAAACCTCAGATGCGTGGCCTTCTGGCCAAACGTCTGCGATTTCATATTGTTGGAGCATTCATGGTCTCTCTGGGGTTTGCAACTTTCTATAAG TTTGCTgtagctgaaaaaagaaagaaggcataTGCAGACTTCTACAGAAATTATGATTCCATGAAAGATTTTGAGGAGATGAGGAAGGCTGGTATCTTTCAGAGTGCAAAGTGA